A stretch of Euzebya sp. DNA encodes these proteins:
- a CDS encoding cell division protein SepF: MASNGWKRTLQFLGLVEEYEDEYADLPADQPFGGPGLDPEPPAAPRPEPSNVRRIPAAGRVEEPPAPVPGQGPAATPPPDRPSGTVNVLGGPSRDEPATDAAGGPRIVDRVHVTAPSAFNDVEDVGEQFRDGTPVVMDLKGASESVAKRLLDFASGLIYGLDGSIERTGDRIFLLTPADVDIASTEMDRLRDRGLVR; encoded by the coding sequence ATGGCATCCAACGGGTGGAAGCGCACACTGCAGTTCCTCGGGCTCGTCGAGGAGTACGAGGACGAGTACGCCGACCTGCCGGCCGACCAGCCCTTCGGCGGTCCCGGCCTCGACCCCGAGCCGCCGGCCGCGCCCCGTCCCGAGCCGTCCAACGTCCGGCGCATCCCCGCCGCGGGCCGGGTCGAGGAGCCGCCGGCGCCCGTGCCCGGCCAGGGACCGGCCGCCACCCCGCCGCCCGACCGGCCGAGCGGCACCGTCAACGTCCTCGGCGGACCCAGCCGGGACGAGCCGGCGACCGACGCCGCCGGCGGTCCGCGCATCGTCGACCGCGTCCACGTCACCGCCCCGAGCGCCTTCAACGACGTCGAGGACGTCGGCGAGCAGTTCCGCGACGGCACCCCGGTCGTCATGGACCTGAAGGGCGCCAGCGAGAGCGTCGCCAAGCGCCTCCTCGACTTCGCGTCCGGCCTGATCTACGGCCTCGACGGCAGCATCGAGCGGACCGGCGACCGGATCTTCCTGCTGACCCCCGCCGACGTGGACATCGCCTCGACCGAGATGGACCGCCTGCGCGACCGGGGCCTCGTCCGCTAG
- a CDS encoding YggT family protein, with protein MRTILCLALTVFYILLIVRVIFSWIPRPPDPLVPVASVVHTSTEWAVAPLRSAIPPLRMGAVGFDVSILIVFFAVVILQQLIC; from the coding sequence ATGCGAACGATCCTGTGCCTGGCCCTGACGGTCTTCTACATCCTCCTGATCGTCCGGGTGATCTTCTCCTGGATCCCCCGCCCGCCCGACCCGCTGGTCCCCGTCGCCTCGGTGGTGCACACGTCGACCGAGTGGGCGGTCGCGCCGCTCCGCAGCGCGATCCCGCCGCTCCGCATGGGCGCGGTCGGCTTCGACGTGTCGATCCTCATCGTGTTCTTCGCCGTCGTGATCCTGCAGCAGCTGATCTGCTGA
- a CDS encoding DivIVA domain-containing protein, whose product MSLSPEDVERQVFETEFRGYDREEVDTFLDRVVDALSDLLRDRENLSARIADAERHAKEAIALAEERVAEAQRRMAAAEAHATARIAEVEASAGEALEAERLLKRTLITAQRTADATVAEAESRAAQTVADAEQQAEDLVSRAREEARAVLEPAHAEADAARRSAAEEAERLVADATAEAERLVADATERARALTQQSEAEARAVIEDARAAAEQAVADARAEATETLTAARTESSETLPAARTEATETLTAARTEAEQLRTTARADAERTTVEAGDAAEALLTRAKEEAEETVTGARAAAERTTRQAEEFAAAERGAATEEATRLRTTASAEAQQVTEDARAIAEQAIADAREEADRTREDAIAEADRITAEARADAAQLRDAAAEGLTASQSRARAVLERALDEARELADMRTALADHVLAVLGEQTARLESLRATAPEAESSLLAAVEAVDVDEVVGDRTDDRTDDRTDEARTDEAETGDDDPDPDPDLVHVMHRES is encoded by the coding sequence ATGAGCCTGTCACCGGAGGACGTCGAGCGGCAGGTCTTCGAGACCGAGTTCCGGGGCTACGACCGCGAGGAGGTCGACACCTTCCTCGACCGCGTCGTGGACGCCCTCAGCGACCTGCTCCGCGACCGTGAGAACCTGTCAGCCCGCATCGCCGACGCCGAGCGACACGCCAAGGAGGCGATCGCCCTCGCCGAGGAGCGCGTCGCCGAGGCCCAGCGGCGCATGGCCGCGGCCGAGGCCCACGCCACCGCCCGGATCGCCGAGGTCGAGGCCTCCGCCGGCGAGGCGCTCGAGGCCGAGCGGCTGCTCAAGCGGACGCTGATCACCGCCCAGCGGACCGCCGACGCCACGGTGGCCGAGGCCGAGTCGCGGGCGGCCCAGACCGTCGCCGACGCCGAGCAGCAGGCCGAGGACCTCGTCTCGCGCGCTCGCGAGGAGGCCCGCGCCGTCCTGGAGCCGGCCCACGCCGAGGCCGACGCGGCGCGGCGCAGCGCCGCCGAGGAGGCCGAGCGGCTGGTCGCCGACGCCACCGCGGAGGCCGAGCGGCTCGTCGCCGACGCGACCGAGCGGGCACGCGCGCTCACCCAGCAGTCCGAGGCCGAGGCCCGGGCCGTGATCGAGGACGCCCGCGCCGCCGCCGAGCAGGCCGTCGCCGACGCCCGGGCGGAGGCCACCGAGACGCTGACGGCCGCGCGGACCGAGTCGTCCGAGACGCTGCCGGCCGCGCGGACCGAGGCGACCGAGACGCTGACGGCCGCGCGGACCGAGGCCGAGCAGCTGCGCACCACCGCCCGCGCCGACGCCGAGCGCACCACCGTCGAGGCCGGCGACGCCGCCGAGGCGCTGCTCACGAGGGCGAAGGAGGAGGCGGAGGAGACCGTCACCGGCGCCCGGGCCGCCGCGGAGCGCACGACCCGCCAGGCCGAGGAGTTCGCCGCCGCCGAGCGCGGGGCGGCGACGGAGGAGGCGACGCGGCTCCGCACGACGGCCTCCGCGGAGGCCCAGCAGGTCACCGAGGACGCCCGGGCGATCGCCGAGCAGGCCATCGCCGACGCGAGGGAGGAGGCCGACCGCACCCGCGAGGACGCGATCGCCGAGGCGGACCGGATCACCGCCGAGGCCCGTGCGGACGCCGCCCAGCTCCGCGACGCGGCGGCGGAGGGGCTCACCGCCTCGCAGTCGCGTGCCCGCGCCGTGCTCGAGCGGGCGCTCGACGAGGCCAGGGAGCTCGCGGACATGCGCACGGCCCTCGCCGACCACGTGCTGGCCGTGCTGGGGGAGCAGACCGCGCGGCTCGAGTCCCTCCGGGCGACCGCCCCGGAGGCGGAGTCCTCGCTGCTCGCCGCGGTCGAGGCCGTCGACGTCGACGAGGTCGTCGGTGACAGGACCGACGACAGGACCGACGACAGGACCGACG